One region of Seriola aureovittata isolate HTS-2021-v1 ecotype China chromosome 15, ASM2101889v1, whole genome shotgun sequence genomic DNA includes:
- the mpzl1l gene encoding myelin protein zero-like 1 like, which translates to MEPKWSNTICKRVLLTGFTLYVILVTKRTSAIDIYADSEVIMQNGTTGILRCTFKSSEVVSSSTSVTWSFQSSQPDNKFYKAPYVIFYFSHGKGFHGAVEFKEKVQFIGDVNKRDVSIELNPVQFSDNGTFFCDVKNPPDIMGTPARTELRVVLKESFPQSNTALIIGAVCGALVLLVLVAVGACVVMRVLHNRHDYEGCTSLESVSSQAPQPRKKVESGREGSKSTIPLGPLQGPVIYAQLDHSGSKNSFHKMEPVVYADIRKN; encoded by the exons ATGGAGCCAAAATGGTCAAATACCATCTGCAAGCGTGTTCTACTGACTGGATTTACGCTATATGTTATATTAG TTACAAAGCGTACATCGGCGATCGACATATACGCTGACTCTGAAGTGATTATGCAGAACGGCACCACAGGAATCCTCCGATGCACCTTCAAGTCCAGTGAAGTGGTCAGCAGCTCCACCTCAGTGACCTGGAGTTTTCAGTCGAGTCAGCCAGACAATAAGTTCTACAAAGCTCCGTACGTG attttctatttttcccACGGGAAAGGATTCCACGGAGCAGTTGAGTTCAAAGAAAAAGTGCAGTTTATTGGAGACGTCAACAAGAGGGACGTCTCGATAGAGCTGAACCCGGTTCAGTTCAGCGACAATGGCACCTTCTTCTGCGACGTGAAGAACCCACCAGACATCATGGGAACGCCGGCTCGAACAGAGCTCAGGGTCGTTCTGAAAG AATCGTTTCCTCAGAGCAACACTGCCCTTATAATCGGAGCAGTGTGCGGTGCTTTAGTCCTGCTCGTCCTCGTCGCTGTAGGTGCCTGCGTTGTCATGAGGGTGCTTCACAACCGCCATGATTATGAAGG ATGTACGTCCTTGGAAAGCGTGAGCTCTCAGGCTCCGCAGCCACGAAAGAAGGTGGAGTCTGGCCGGGAGGGCTCCAAGAGTACCATTCCCTTGGGTCCACTACAG GGCCCGGTGATATACGCCCAGTTGGATCACTCAGGCAGCAAAAACTCGTTCCATAAGATGGAGCCAGTGGTCTACGCTGACATTCGTAAAAACTGA